A stretch of the Aricia agestis chromosome 15, ilAriAges1.1, whole genome shotgun sequence genome encodes the following:
- the LOC121734154 gene encoding uncharacterized protein LOC121734154, translated as MSKTSEFEDALEPSAGASLENSAGTVSIEPTLSTNVFKVGVRVPPFWADEPEIWFAQVEGQFNISGITNDSTKFHYVIAQLDNQYSREVKDIIINPPATKKYEKLKSELISRLGISNETKIKKLLMHEELGDRKPSHFFRHLKDLAGHGVPDEFIKSIWTSRLPRGVQMVLAGQPASTSLEDLCDLADRVNDLACSSPSVAAVSREAPGSVLSDLAREIAELRKQFQQFQASSGRSRSRTRGHQGRQRSSSRQRSQSNYRKYPLCWYHGKFGDKASRCIRPCDYKSAENAMGSR; from the coding sequence ATGAGCAAGACATCGGAGTTTGAAGATGCACTCGAGCCTAGCGCAGGCGCGTCATTAGAGAATAGTGCGGGGACAGTGTCGATAGAACCAACATTATCGACAAATGTTTTTAAGGTCGGCGTAAGAGTGCCACCATTCTGGGCTGACGAACCGGAAATTTGGTTCGCTCAAGTCGAGGGACAATTTAATATTTCTGGAATTACGAACGACTCCACGAAATTCCATTATGTCATCGCCCAGCTCGACAACCAATATTCGCGAGAGGTTAAGGACATCATAATTAACCCACCTGCAACTAAGAAGTACGAAAAGCTAAAATCGGAACTTATTAGTAGATTGGGCATTTCCAACGAGACGAAAATTAAGAAACTGCTGATGCATGAAGAGCTCGGTGACCGCAAGCCGTCTCATTTCTTCCGGCACCTCAAGGATTTGGCAGGCCACGGAGTACCAGATGAGTTCATCAAGTCTATTTGGACCAGCCGCCTTCCTCGTGGCGTGCAGATGGTGCTTGCTGGTCAGCCAGCATCGACTTCACTCGAAGACCTCTGCGACTTAGCTGACCGCGTCAACGACTTGGCCTGTTCTTCGCCAAGTGTAGCTGCAGTGAGTCGAGAAGCCCCGGGTTCAGTCCTCAGCGATCTTGCGAGGGAAATCGCAGAACTCCGGAAGCAGTTCCAGCAGTTCCAGGCGTCATCTGGTAGGAGCAGATCCAGAACGCGTGGACATCAAGGCAGGCAGAGGAGCTCTTCGAGGCAACGATCCCAGTCGAACTACCGGAAATACCCCCTCTGCTGGTACCATGGCAAGTTTGGAGACAAGGCCAGTAGGTGTATCCGGCCATGTGACTACAAGTCGGCGGAAAACGCGATGGGCAGTCGATAA